Part of the Alphaproteobacteria bacterium SS10 genome is shown below.
CAGTCTGGCTGGCGGTGGGCTCGCCCATCTTGCCCTCAGCACCGGCATTGTTGAACGCGATGTCGAGGCGCCCATGCTTTTCCATGATGGCGTCGATAAGGCTGGCGATCGTTGCCTCATCCGTGACATCGGCTTGCATAAATTCTGCTCTGCCGCCGGCCGTTTCAATCGCGGTGACGACGGCCGCACCCTTCTCGGCGCGGCGGCCATTGACGATAACCATGGCCCCTTCGCGGGCAAAGGCATGGGCCGTGGCCTCGCCAATGCCGGAGGTGGCGCCGGTGATCAGAACAACTTTGTCGGTAAAGCGTGACATGGTTTGTATCCTCTTAAGTACGGTTTGATCGGTGCTTGCCTGATGTCAGGCCGCCAGTGGCGCCGTGACGGACAGGTTCTCAAGCAGGTGATCGATTGAGGTGGTGCCCGGGATCGGCAGCGCCTGGATGGCGCCTTGAACCCCCAACCCTTGGCTGGCTGCAAAGGGGCTGCCTGGCTTCAGCGGGTGGGCGCCCAAGGGTCCCCATGGCACGAAGGCGATGCCGTGCTTGGTCGTGAACTCCAGCACCTCCTGATCGCCGCCATCTTGTGGGTTGAAACGGTTCTGTACCGCGCTGATTGGCGCAATGCGCATGGCCTCACGCAGCTGATCTAAGGTCACGTTGGAGACCCCAATCCGCGCAATCTCACCATTCTGCCGTGCAGACTCTAGCGCACTGATGCTGTCAGCGAAGCGGACCTTCGGGTCCGGGCGGTGCAGGTAGTAGAGATCGATGACATCCCGCTTTAGGTGACGTCGGCTCTCTTCAATCTGGTAGCGCAGGGTCTCTGGCCGCCCATCGGCTGTGATGTCAGCGGCGGATGGACCGCGCTTATGAATGCCGCCCTTGGTCGCGATAAAGACGTGATCGGCATAACCATCGAGAGCGCTCGCCACTAGCCGCTCATTCCAGCGCGGGCCATAGGCATGGGCCGTATCGATGAAGTCGACACCATGATCAACGGCGGTACGCAGCAGGGTCTGCCCGGCGGTCCAATCGCCATAGGGTCCGAAATTGCCAGGCTGGCCGGTTAGGCGCATCGCGCCATAGCCGAGGCGGTTGACAGTGCGGCCGTCTTTAAACGTGAAGGTCTGGTTGGTGATCTTGTTCGTCTTTGAGTTTGTCATCGGGTCTGTTCCTTGCCTTGGTGGTCCGCTCCAACGCGGTGCTGGGATAGAAACTGACCCGGACGGCTTGCATTCGGTAGACAGATAATAAAAATTAATATCATTCGTTTTTTGAATGATAAGGCTCACCCCCTTGGCCAAGACACTCGATCGCTTTGACCTGATGCGCCTTTATGTGCGGATCGCAGAGACCGGCTCGCTCAG
Proteins encoded:
- a CDS encoding aldo/keto reductase, with translation MTNSKTNKITNQTFTFKDGRTVNRLGYGAMRLTGQPGNFGPYGDWTAGQTLLRTAVDHGVDFIDTAHAYGPRWNERLVASALDGYADHVFIATKGGIHKRGPSAADITADGRPETLRYQIEESRRHLKRDVIDLYYLHRPDPKVRFADSISALESARQNGEIARIGVSNVTLDQLREAMRIAPISAVQNRFNPQDGGDQEVLEFTTKHGIAFVPWGPLGAHPLKPGSPFAASQGLGVQGAIQALPIPGTTSIDHLLENLSVTAPLAA